A window of the Brumimicrobium sp. genome harbors these coding sequences:
- a CDS encoding isoprenylcysteine carboxylmethyltransferase family protein: MKKEPQHPGVYIQPPIFGIVIFLISAILYNVLPIELINLDTIPMQLIGWSFMILAFFVGGLGIRIFWIGKTTVETFKSASSLQTTGIYSLTRNPMYIGLLAGYLAFAILLGNWWTIISTPIFFAILHFYVIPREEHYLSYRFGKEYITYTNQVKRWFGKR, translated from the coding sequence ATGAAAAAAGAACCGCAACATCCAGGAGTATATATACAACCCCCGATTTTTGGTATAGTTATCTTTCTAATTTCTGCCATCTTATATAATGTTCTCCCTATAGAACTAATTAATTTAGACACTATACCCATGCAATTAATTGGGTGGTCTTTTATGATTCTTGCATTCTTTGTGGGAGGATTAGGAATTCGTATCTTCTGGATAGGTAAAACAACTGTTGAAACCTTTAAGTCAGCTTCCTCGCTTCAAACTACAGGCATATATTCGTTAACAAGGAATCCGATGTATATAGGCTTGTTAGCAGGATATCTAGCCTTTGCTATTTTATTGGGAAATTGGTGGACTATCATCTCAACCCCTATCTTTTTTGCTATACTCCATTTTTATGTAATTCCACGTGAAGAACACTATTTAAGTTATAGGTTTGGAAAAGAATATATCACATACACAAACCAAGTAAAACGTTGGTTTGGGAAACGATAA
- a CDS encoding AtpZ/AtpI family protein translates to MSETENKENKKRISNYLRFSNIAIQMGILITVAALGGRWLDEKQGNKTPVWTLVLTLLAIFGSLFQIIRLVIKIGKEDDSNTKK, encoded by the coding sequence ATGTCTGAAACTGAAAATAAGGAGAACAAAAAACGTATCTCTAATTATCTCAGATTTTCTAATATTGCTATCCAAATGGGAATTCTAATAACTGTCGCAGCACTCGGCGGTCGCTGGTTAGATGAAAAACAAGGAAATAAAACTCCCGTTTGGACGCTTGTGCTTACCTTATTGGCTATTTTTGGATCTTTATTCCAAATTATACGATTAGTAATTAAAATAGGAAAGGAAGATGATAGCAATACTAAAAAATAA
- a CDS encoding adenylyltransferase/cytidyltransferase family protein — MRKWDKLQRKIVSLDEAKTILTSWKNDEKIVGFTNGCFDILHRGHVVYLAKAASLSDYLVVAVNSDDSVRRQNKGPERPINDENSRAVVVASLEVVDLVVIFDDDTPKDVIEYLLPTILVKGADYDAQETNENSKKYIVGSKEVRANGGEVFTIDLEEGYSTTSIVEKLRTK; from the coding sequence ATGAGAAAATGGGATAAGCTACAACGTAAAATAGTTTCATTGGATGAAGCTAAAACAATTTTAACATCATGGAAAAACGATGAAAAAATAGTTGGCTTTACCAATGGTTGTTTTGATATCTTACATAGAGGGCATGTTGTGTATTTAGCTAAAGCTGCATCTCTTTCAGACTATTTAGTTGTTGCAGTAAATTCGGATGATAGCGTGCGTAGGCAAAATAAAGGACCGGAACGCCCCATCAACGATGAAAATTCAAGAGCTGTCGTTGTCGCTTCATTAGAGGTTGTAGATTTAGTTGTGATTTTTGATGATGACACACCTAAGGATGTTATTGAGTATTTGCTACCAACTATTTTAGTAAAGGGAGCCGATTACGATGCCCAAGAAACAAATGAAAATAGTAAAAAGTATATTGTTGGGTCTAAAGAAGTGAGAGCAAATGGAGGAGAGGTCTTTACGATTGACCTGGAAGAGGGGTATTCGACAACCAGTATTGTAGAAAAATTACGAACAAAGTAA
- a CDS encoding nitronate monooxygenase — protein MVKNRITELFGIQYPLIQAGMIWNSGWRLAAAVSNAGGLGIIGSGSMYPEVLEEHVQKCKAATDKPFAVNLPLIYPDIEKHVETIIKYKVPIVFTSAGNPKTWTEHLHNHGIKVVHVVPGVKFAKKAEAAGVDAIVAEGFEAGGHNGIDETTTFCLIPMVAREISIPLIAAGGIGTGAGMLAAMNLGADAVQIGSRFVASIESSGHPNFKQVVVEAQDGDTALTLKELVPVRLIKNKFYKEVQDAYAQCKTKEDLEQLLGRGRAKKGMFEGDLEEGELEIGQISGLIDEVLPAAQIVENIITDYKKALADQSTHSKFNF, from the coding sequence ATGGTTAAAAATAGAATAACAGAGCTGTTTGGGATTCAATACCCGTTGATTCAAGCAGGTATGATTTGGAATTCGGGGTGGAGATTGGCTGCTGCTGTTTCAAATGCAGGTGGATTAGGAATTATTGGCTCTGGAAGCATGTATCCAGAGGTGTTAGAGGAACATGTTCAGAAATGCAAAGCTGCCACAGACAAACCTTTTGCTGTGAACTTGCCATTAATATATCCAGATATTGAGAAGCATGTAGAAACAATTATCAAATACAAGGTTCCTATTGTTTTTACCTCTGCAGGGAATCCTAAAACTTGGACGGAACACCTACATAATCATGGAATTAAAGTAGTACATGTCGTTCCAGGAGTGAAGTTTGCAAAAAAAGCTGAAGCAGCTGGAGTAGATGCTATTGTTGCGGAAGGATTTGAAGCTGGGGGACATAACGGAATTGATGAAACTACTACCTTCTGTCTTATTCCTATGGTAGCAAGGGAAATTAGTATTCCTCTGATTGCAGCAGGTGGAATTGGAACAGGCGCTGGAATGCTTGCAGCTATGAATTTAGGCGCTGATGCAGTTCAAATTGGAAGTCGTTTCGTCGCTTCTATAGAAAGTTCTGGTCATCCAAATTTCAAACAAGTAGTGGTAGAAGCACAAGACGGAGATACCGCACTCACGCTAAAAGAGTTGGTACCTGTTCGTCTCATCAAAAATAAATTTTACAAAGAGGTGCAAGATGCGTATGCCCAATGTAAAACCAAAGAAGATTTAGAACAACTCCTAGGCAGAGGAAGAGCCAAGAAAGGAATGTTTGAAGGTGATTTGGAAGAAGGAGAGCTAGAAATTGGACAAATTTCAGGATTAATTGATGAAGTTCTTCCAGCAGCTCAAATTGTTGAAAATATTATTACAGACTACAAAAAAGCCCTTGCCGATCAAAGCACACATTCCAAATTTAATTTTTAA
- a CDS encoding flippase-like domain-containing protein, with product MGKGIKKIVIDVAKIVLPLGVGVYLTWYLFSSMDIATKTIFYDAIKHANYFWIFLALIFALASHVLRAYRWRFMLEPLGVKPNFWHRYHAVMIGYLMNLLIPRAGEASRAAMLYRTDRIPFAKSFGTIIAERVFDVAMTGIIFLFAITVSMEDLLSIKETVIKNSTRVEGETGNGILFIIGGVFLLGLFMLIIFWLKSPTFKEKIIQFVRGMFNGIFSIFKSKHPFQFLFYTLLIWLFYLINFSLCFKAFEQTQDFPLEGILVGFIAGTFGVAFTNGGIGAYPYLVGIVVMYFIGTQYDSKEMVEGIGKALGMIIWSSQTILLIILGIISLIFLPRNYNKEQDEKMG from the coding sequence GTGGGAAAAGGAATAAAGAAAATAGTCATTGATGTCGCAAAGATTGTATTGCCCTTAGGTGTTGGGGTGTATCTTACTTGGTATCTTTTTAGTTCAATGGATATAGCCACTAAAACAATCTTTTATGATGCTATAAAACATGCGAATTATTTTTGGATATTCCTAGCTTTGATATTTGCGTTAGCAAGTCATGTATTACGTGCATATCGTTGGAGATTCATGCTGGAGCCATTGGGTGTCAAACCTAATTTCTGGCATAGATATCATGCGGTTATGATAGGTTATTTGATGAATTTACTAATTCCTCGTGCTGGGGAAGCTTCTCGTGCTGCCATGTTATATCGTACAGATCGTATTCCTTTTGCAAAAAGTTTTGGAACTATCATTGCCGAGCGTGTATTTGATGTAGCAATGACTGGAATTATTTTTTTGTTTGCGATAACAGTTAGTATGGAGGATTTGCTTTCGATAAAGGAAACCGTTATTAAAAATTCTACCCGAGTGGAAGGTGAAACTGGCAACGGAATTCTCTTTATAATTGGGGGAGTGTTTCTACTTGGTCTGTTTATGCTCATTATCTTCTGGCTTAAGTCACCCACTTTTAAAGAAAAAATTATACAATTTGTACGTGGAATGTTCAATGGGATCTTTTCTATTTTTAAATCAAAACATCCATTTCAATTTCTATTTTACACCTTATTGATTTGGTTGTTTTATCTTATAAACTTCAGTTTATGTTTTAAAGCCTTTGAACAAACTCAAGATTTTCCATTGGAGGGCATTTTGGTTGGGTTTATAGCAGGAACTTTCGGTGTTGCATTTACTAATGGAGGAATTGGAGCTTATCCATACTTAGTTGGAATTGTGGTGATGTATTTTATTGGAACACAATATGACTCAAAAGAAATGGTAGAAGGTATTGGAAAAGCGTTAGGAATGATTATTTGGTCTTCGCAAACTATTCTACTCATTATTTTAGGAATAATTTCATTAATTTTCCTACCGCGAAATTATAATAAGGAGCAAGATGAGAAAATGGGATAA
- a CDS encoding YceI family protein, whose protein sequence is MKFLFALILGGLILVSCTNSNEKEEEIKNDVIQYTLDAATAKVEFTAYKFLSKKGVGGAFTQINLTGTTVSEDPLAIVRSLNFEIPINSLDTKDAGRDAKINEFFFGTINTEKISGNVVRIDEETGKAIISITMNNISKEVEGTYEFSEDGFFTFNAEINVEDWDATTGITALNNECKALHTGEGDNESKLWPDVTISFTTQLVKTEK, encoded by the coding sequence ATGAAATTCTTATTCGCCTTAATTTTAGGTGGATTAATATTGGTTAGTTGTACCAACTCTAATGAGAAAGAAGAAGAAATCAAAAACGACGTAATTCAATATACTTTGGATGCGGCCACGGCCAAAGTTGAATTTACAGCTTACAAATTCTTATCTAAGAAGGGAGTTGGGGGTGCATTTACTCAAATCAACCTGACTGGTACAACTGTAAGCGAAGATCCTTTGGCAATAGTTAGAAGTTTAAATTTCGAAATCCCTATCAATAGCCTTGATACAAAAGATGCTGGTAGAGATGCTAAAATCAATGAATTCTTTTTTGGAACAATTAATACTGAAAAAATATCTGGAAATGTAGTTCGTATTGATGAAGAAACTGGAAAAGCAATTATCTCAATAACCATGAATAACATATCCAAAGAAGTAGAAGGTACTTATGAATTTTCTGAAGATGGCTTTTTTACATTCAATGCTGAAATTAATGTGGAAGATTGGGATGCTACTACAGGTATTACAGCTTTAAATAATGAATGTAAAGCTCTGCACACTGGAGAAGGAGATAATGAATCTAAGTTATGGCCAGATGTGACAATTTCCTTTACTACGCAATTAGTAAAAACAGAAAAGTAA
- a CDS encoding polymer-forming cytoskeletal protein, with protein MFKGENKKNYSENPDKLNRLVSGTEIFGDISTASSLRIDGKIKGNVQCEGKLVLGEEGFIDGHITAIEVEINGTVTGNIESSTVLTLHKTANVYGNIITARLIIDDGAKLEGNIFTGEKKNAIPSPKKEVTKDIPIHEEIHEQIHEEVHSS; from the coding sequence ATGTTTAAAGGTGAAAACAAGAAAAATTATTCTGAAAATCCAGATAAGTTAAATAGATTAGTTTCAGGAACAGAAATTTTTGGAGATATCTCTACAGCGAGTAGTCTAAGAATAGATGGAAAAATTAAGGGAAACGTTCAGTGTGAAGGAAAACTTGTCTTAGGAGAAGAAGGCTTCATTGATGGGCACATTACAGCTATTGAGGTTGAGATAAATGGTACAGTAACAGGAAATATTGAATCCTCTACCGTACTTACCCTTCATAAAACTGCAAATGTTTATGGAAACATAATAACAGCTCGATTAATAATAGATGATGGTGCTAAATTGGAAGGTAATATCTTCACTGGAGAGAAAAAGAATGCAATACCTTCTCCTAAAAAGGAAGTAACAAAAGACATCCCTATTCATGAAGAAATTCATGAACAAATTCACGAAGAAGTTCACTCATCCTAA
- a CDS encoding phosphatase PAP2 family protein, whose protein sequence is MKTTNKQKGIYFGIFLLIFFLVAWISQTSIGVAVDEFGHELGNRPQSVVFTQIMELISKSGTLAIVGFSLLFSIIFAWKRKWVDLIFYYFVLIGGIIFNLVLKEIARRPRPEGREFYELFGHQLESFSFPSGHTMRATILFLVLVIFVFKYVKNQHYQKLAVTFCLFYILLMGFSRIMLNMHFITDVVGAIAASFAWVFLCLILMHFVTRRFLVK, encoded by the coding sequence ATGAAAACAACAAACAAACAAAAGGGTATTTACTTTGGTATATTTCTTTTAATCTTTTTTTTAGTAGCATGGATTTCTCAAACAAGTATCGGAGTTGCTGTAGATGAATTTGGACACGAGCTTGGTAATAGACCCCAGTCTGTTGTTTTTACCCAAATAATGGAATTAATCTCAAAAAGTGGCACACTTGCTATAGTAGGATTCTCATTGTTGTTTAGTATCATCTTCGCTTGGAAAAGAAAATGGGTAGATTTAATATTTTATTATTTTGTGCTTATAGGCGGGATTATTTTTAATCTTGTTTTAAAGGAAATTGCACGTCGCCCACGTCCAGAAGGGAGAGAGTTTTATGAATTATTTGGACACCAACTTGAATCTTTTAGTTTTCCAAGTGGACATACTATGCGGGCTACCATTTTATTTCTTGTGCTCGTAATCTTTGTCTTTAAATATGTAAAAAACCAGCATTATCAAAAATTAGCAGTCACATTTTGTTTGTTCTATATTTTGTTGATGGGTTTTAGTCGGATTATGCTTAATATGCATTTCATAACGGATGTTGTAGGTGCCATTGCTGCTTCTTTTGCTTGGGTGTTCTTATGTCTCATTTTGATGCATTTTGTAACTCGACGTTTCTTAGTGAAATAA